A window of Ignicoccus hospitalis KIN4/I contains these coding sequences:
- a CDS encoding METTL5 family protein has translation MRWKKGKLGIKYEQYPTPASVAADVLWRAFLAGDIEGKLVVDLGCGTGRLAYGASLLGARSICLELDLELLREAPLEERVLAEVPRVPLRRADTVIMNPPFGTKVKRADRAFLLAAFDLAPTVYSIQPSGVWKVVKRLGEERGFRCEALARYEMHLPQLYEFHVSRKRRTEVSLYCCRRW, from the coding sequence GTGCGCTGGAAGAAGGGGAAGTTAGGTATAAAGTACGAGCAATACCCAACCCCCGCCTCTGTGGCGGCGGACGTCTTGTGGAGGGCCTTCTTGGCCGGGGACATCGAAGGTAAGCTTGTGGTGGACTTGGGCTGCGGCACGGGGAGGCTCGCGTACGGGGCCTCGCTCTTGGGCGCTAGGTCCATATGCTTGGAGCTGGACTTGGAGCTTTTGAGGGAGGCCCCTTTGGAGGAGAGGGTGCTGGCGGAGGTCCCGCGCGTACCTTTGAGGAGGGCCGATACGGTAATAATGAACCCGCCCTTCGGGACCAAGGTGAAGAGGGCGGACAGGGCCTTCTTGTTGGCGGCCTTCGACCTGGCCCCCACCGTCTACTCCATCCAGCCCTCGGGGGTTTGGAAAGTCGTTAAGAGGTTGGGAGAGGAGAGGGGCTTCCGGTGCGAGGCCTTGGCCCGGTACGAGATGCACCTCCCCCAGCTCTACGAGTTCCACGTCTCTAGGAAGAGGAGGACCGAGGTGAGCCTCTATTGCTGCCGGCGGTGGTGA
- the map gene encoding type II methionyl aminopeptidase, producing MRSGEAVRRALERGRELIRPGASVLEICEEVEDLIRKLSDGPAFPCNLSVGYEAAHYSPVPEDPKRLPEKGIVKLDLGAHVRGRIADSAISVLLKPVEKHEKLSEAVKEALERALERARPGLSVSAIGTTISVTIRRKGFKPISNLGGHGLAPYLVHSGVSIPNVPEPLPFKLEPGRAYAIEPFGTDGAGYVVEGKEVTIFSLRPRPPKGWEKRAGDLKDLVEVINERFKTLPFSPRWLTDVMAYDKLMEALLRLSKIGVLTAYPILIEAKRGEVAQWEHTIFVTEEGVVVTTAGSNRGSPRSSSS from the coding sequence TTGAGGTCCGGAGAAGCTGTCAGGAGGGCGCTGGAGAGGGGGAGGGAGCTGATAAGGCCCGGCGCCTCGGTTTTAGAGATTTGCGAGGAGGTGGAGGACCTAATAAGGAAGCTCTCGGACGGGCCGGCCTTCCCCTGTAACCTGAGCGTGGGTTACGAGGCCGCCCACTACTCCCCCGTGCCGGAGGACCCGAAGAGGCTCCCGGAGAAGGGGATAGTCAAACTCGACTTGGGCGCCCACGTGCGCGGGAGGATCGCGGACTCCGCAATAAGCGTGTTACTCAAGCCCGTGGAGAAACACGAGAAGTTGTCGGAGGCCGTCAAAGAGGCGCTGGAGAGGGCCTTGGAGAGGGCCAGGCCGGGCCTCTCGGTCTCCGCCATAGGGACCACCATAAGTGTGACGATAAGGAGGAAGGGCTTCAAACCGATCTCTAACTTGGGAGGCCACGGCTTGGCCCCCTACTTGGTGCACTCCGGGGTCTCCATACCCAACGTCCCCGAGCCCTTGCCCTTCAAGCTGGAGCCCGGGCGGGCGTACGCGATAGAGCCCTTCGGCACGGACGGGGCCGGGTACGTGGTGGAGGGGAAGGAGGTTACCATCTTCTCCCTCCGGCCTAGGCCCCCCAAGGGGTGGGAGAAGAGGGCGGGCGACCTAAAAGACTTGGTAGAGGTGATAAACGAAAGGTTCAAGACCCTCCCGTTCTCCCCCCGCTGGCTCACGGACGTGATGGCTTACGACAAGTTGATGGAAGCTCTGTTGAGGTTATCGAAGATAGGTGTATTAACGGCGTATCCTATACTCATAGAGGCGAAGAGGGGCGAGGTGGCGCAGTGGGAGCACACCATCTTCGTGACGGAGGAGGGGGTGGTGGTCACCACCGCCGGCAGCAATAGAGGCTCACCTCGGTCCTCCTCTTCCTAG
- a CDS encoding aldehyde ferredoxin oxidoreductase N-terminal domain-containing protein, with protein sequence MREPLINPIEIDLEEENWRRININALGPVEAGVKLHLKYQTQDWDPVEKNLVVMGTGPFARSPFFGSNRLIIVFKSPMTRGLHVTAAGGAGFDFISSGTSLVVFKGRANSPKIVLLEGDEEGLKDVKFKNVTSDAFNYGGYFGTFALSKYVYDNYSPARAVAVGPFSLFSVSGSLVSIERLGNELSPFAVDFFGRGGPGSALARAHNVWAVGFGGRYEPPEVPGDLPERLSREAFGKSYVEAVLEATTKYRYDPKYKSGGTFGVNYVYYRDLIPMFAFNSIYYSDETRTRLSKMIIKYFWTPFVEETIKRRVFGGCGDPCPAACKKVWRGVKLDYEPSNAMGPLIGVFKLDLTVKLIEVVDSYGMDAIEAGHVVSWLMDALYRNLLRPEELGVSEPPSFDPSHFEVEESEKNYEIAKKILEQYAKGVGVPGEAAKRGLRGAAKYLDRELPSRTERVKFEDLAVYVAFGEKGYMTPNLYWAPGMVAPLYVLGRYWTNYRPTFDEPEKFAESSFKRALKELIIDNAGICRFHRKWAERLVGEMYKEMVGAEVNDEYAKAVYRSVAVYNVEAGAEPVPWESKKTYDVVRTMAKRVMPEKWGRLFDEGKGIEWWARFKARVEELLEIRPPRREGGVKP encoded by the coding sequence TTGCGCGAGCCCTTGATTAACCCAATAGAAATCGACCTAGAGGAGGAAAACTGGAGGAGGATAAACATAAACGCTTTGGGCCCGGTGGAAGCTGGAGTGAAGCTCCACTTGAAGTACCAAACTCAAGACTGGGACCCCGTGGAGAAGAACTTAGTAGTTATGGGTACTGGCCCCTTCGCGCGCTCCCCCTTCTTCGGGAGCAACAGGCTAATAATAGTCTTCAAAAGTCCCATGACGAGGGGCCTCCACGTCACGGCCGCCGGAGGGGCGGGCTTCGACTTCATAAGCTCCGGGACGAGCCTGGTAGTCTTCAAGGGGAGGGCCAACTCCCCCAAAATAGTGCTCTTGGAGGGGGACGAGGAAGGGCTAAAGGACGTCAAGTTCAAGAACGTTACCTCGGACGCCTTCAACTACGGGGGCTACTTCGGCACCTTCGCCTTGAGCAAGTACGTTTACGACAACTACTCCCCCGCGCGCGCCGTAGCTGTGGGACCCTTCTCCTTGTTCTCCGTGTCGGGCTCGTTGGTCAGCATAGAGAGGCTCGGCAACGAGCTTTCCCCCTTTGCGGTGGACTTCTTCGGGAGGGGAGGCCCGGGGAGCGCCTTGGCTAGGGCCCACAACGTGTGGGCAGTGGGCTTCGGGGGGCGTTACGAGCCGCCGGAGGTCCCCGGGGACTTGCCGGAGAGGCTCAGCAGGGAGGCCTTCGGCAAGAGTTACGTGGAAGCGGTCTTGGAGGCAACCACCAAGTACCGGTACGACCCCAAGTACAAGAGCGGGGGGACCTTCGGGGTGAACTACGTTTACTACAGGGACCTAATACCGATGTTCGCCTTTAACAGCATATACTACAGCGACGAGACGAGGACGAGACTGAGCAAGATGATAATTAAGTACTTCTGGACGCCGTTCGTGGAGGAGACCATAAAGAGGAGGGTCTTCGGCGGCTGCGGGGACCCGTGCCCGGCCGCTTGTAAGAAAGTCTGGAGGGGCGTGAAGCTGGACTACGAGCCGAGCAACGCCATGGGGCCCTTGATAGGAGTCTTCAAGTTGGACTTAACAGTAAAGTTGATAGAAGTGGTGGACTCGTACGGGATGGACGCCATAGAGGCCGGCCACGTGGTCTCGTGGCTCATGGACGCGCTCTACCGGAACTTGTTGAGGCCCGAGGAGCTCGGGGTGAGCGAGCCGCCGTCCTTCGACCCCTCCCACTTCGAGGTGGAGGAGAGCGAGAAGAACTACGAGATAGCGAAAAAGATATTGGAGCAGTACGCTAAGGGCGTGGGAGTGCCGGGGGAGGCGGCGAAGAGGGGGCTCAGGGGGGCGGCCAAGTACTTGGACCGGGAGCTCCCCTCCAGGACGGAGAGGGTGAAGTTCGAGGACTTAGCGGTTTACGTCGCCTTCGGGGAGAAGGGCTACATGACGCCGAATTTGTACTGGGCCCCCGGAATGGTAGCCCCGCTCTACGTCTTGGGGAGGTACTGGACCAACTACCGGCCGACCTTCGACGAGCCCGAGAAGTTCGCCGAGAGCTCCTTCAAGAGGGCCTTGAAGGAGCTCATAATAGACAACGCCGGCATATGCCGCTTCCACCGGAAGTGGGCGGAGAGGCTGGTGGGAGAGATGTACAAGGAGATGGTGGGGGCGGAGGTCAACGACGAGTACGCGAAGGCCGTGTATAGGAGCGTGGCCGTGTACAACGTGGAGGCCGGAGCCGAGCCCGTCCCGTGGGAGAGTAAGAAGACCTACGACGTCGTGAGGACTATGGCTAAGAGGGTCATGCCGGAGAAGTGGGGGAGGCTCTTCGATGAGGGGAAGGGCATAGAATGGTGGGCCAGGTTTAAGGCTAGGGTCGAGGAACTCCTTGAAATACGCCCCCCTAGGAGGGAGGGCGGTGTCAAACCATAG
- a CDS encoding Trm112 family protein: MMYMTLDVLACPYCKDEGFPLKLYVIEKKKVKRKRPPKEKPYCELYCGYLGKYLKDVRDPPCEQCLDEEVVTGVLVCPKCGRWFPIIDGIPHMLPDELRNKEEDLKFLRKYKDLLPEEVLSGKPWGIK, translated from the coding sequence ATGATGTATATGACGCTGGACGTCCTAGCGTGTCCGTACTGCAAGGATGAAGGCTTCCCGCTGAAGCTTTATGTAATAGAAAAGAAGAAGGTGAAGAGGAAGAGGCCCCCGAAGGAGAAGCCCTACTGCGAGCTCTACTGCGGCTACTTGGGGAAGTACTTGAAGGACGTGCGAGACCCCCCTTGCGAGCAGTGCTTGGACGAGGAGGTGGTGACGGGGGTGCTCGTCTGCCCCAAGTGCGGGCGCTGGTTCCCGATAATAGACGGCATCCCGCACATGCTGCCGGACGAGCTCAGAAACAAGGAGGAGGACTTGAAATTCCTAAGGAAGTACAAGGACTTGTTGCCCGAAGAGGTGCTGTCCGGCAAGCCTTGGGGGATAAAATGA
- a CDS encoding MFS transporter yields MNPLLKSHLLAFFLFLSASSSDPYVLREAHVYGSLSVGLASGLASLVGLASKLTMFKRGLSPGMASSAPALMILAYPTALLGLPGFFAYLMLTNVAFAIILVLSLTVVAEEAPPNKLGFHYALRGIALSAASFLGPLVGGLAYSALGLPGSLAVGAAASAVTFAIQRTLMGYSFKGGGGWSFSPSWALAYATSFFLASTVLIISTYLPPYQASRGSGYLATTYFFSGRALGSGSTRVLGGIIADAAPRLIAVPPLLALAASRLALNALEPSAAAVAGFFTGGSWGLASPTLLSIAAREKEKGKSMSLFTTAWDLANVTSVPLAGAAGSFEASLSLSTATASMALVSAALLAASRKINPGRG; encoded by the coding sequence ATGAACCCCCTCTTGAAGTCCCACTTGCTCGCGTTTTTCCTGTTCCTCTCCGCCTCTTCCTCGGACCCCTACGTCCTGAGGGAGGCCCACGTCTACGGCTCCCTCTCCGTGGGGCTGGCCAGCGGGCTGGCCTCGCTGGTCGGACTGGCCTCCAAGCTTACTATGTTCAAGAGGGGCTTGAGCCCGGGGATGGCCTCCTCCGCCCCCGCGTTGATGATCCTCGCCTACCCTACGGCGCTCCTCGGCCTCCCGGGCTTCTTCGCGTACTTGATGCTCACCAACGTAGCGTTCGCAATAATATTGGTTTTATCCCTAACAGTGGTCGCGGAGGAGGCGCCTCCGAACAAGCTGGGCTTCCACTACGCGTTGAGGGGGATCGCGCTCTCGGCCGCGTCCTTCTTGGGACCCCTCGTGGGGGGTTTGGCTTACTCCGCCTTGGGCCTCCCGGGCTCCCTGGCCGTCGGGGCCGCGGCGTCTGCAGTAACCTTCGCGATTCAGAGGACCTTGATGGGCTACTCCTTCAAGGGCGGGGGCGGGTGGAGCTTCAGCCCCTCTTGGGCGTTGGCCTACGCTACCTCCTTCTTCTTGGCTTCAACCGTACTTATAATTTCCACTTACTTGCCGCCCTACCAAGCGAGCCGCGGCAGCGGGTACTTGGCCACCACCTACTTCTTCTCCGGGAGGGCCTTGGGCAGCGGGAGCACCAGGGTGCTCGGGGGCATAATCGCGGACGCGGCTCCGCGCTTGATAGCGGTCCCTCCCTTGCTGGCCCTCGCGGCCTCCCGCTTGGCCCTCAACGCCCTCGAGCCCTCGGCGGCGGCCGTCGCGGGGTTCTTCACCGGCGGCTCTTGGGGTTTAGCCAGTCCCACGTTGCTCTCAATAGCCGCGAGGGAGAAGGAGAAGGGGAAGAGCATGAGTTTATTCACGACGGCTTGGGACTTAGCAAACGTGACCTCGGTCCCCCTCGCGGGGGCCGCGGGCTCCTTCGAGGCCTCCCTCTCGCTCTCCACCGCGACCGCCTCTATGGCGTTGGTCTCGGCGGCGCTCCTCGCGGCCTCTCGCAAAATAAACCCCGGGCGGGGCTAA
- a CDS encoding radical SAM protein: MGRLTKAIEMKRKKLEELKEIVEDVRKAEEDWHARREPRDCGITVHPGIGCDLGCVYCYIADMGFPTDKVEPYPLSGPELALALMLNPNVAPGPTGTYVAVGSVTEPFHPLLLDKTFEYLKWLKYLGNYTQMSFKMVFPERRLNEFLESSERRLSVLVSVSSLRRARELEPRLPPVEKRFELAKKIKDGGKGVAVFIRPIIPGITDKESKELLELASSYGLEDVVLGGLRVTQRIMKNLRSLGVSLEGRLRRLPRGREQVYVYTRDLRDKIAREAESLGMRVLYTACDANARHHGEVCWDSCIFERELCERLPPVDPRDLREGVEMLGGKLVSFELKEPVLKVEAEGLKKNAGWIIQMAYRRQVILKVGGRTFYYK; this comes from the coding sequence TTGGGGAGGCTCACGAAGGCTATAGAGATGAAGAGGAAGAAGTTGGAAGAGTTAAAGGAGATTGTAGAGGACGTGAGGAAGGCCGAAGAGGACTGGCACGCGAGGAGGGAGCCGAGGGACTGCGGGATAACGGTCCACCCGGGGATAGGGTGCGACTTGGGCTGCGTTTATTGTTACATAGCTGACATGGGGTTCCCCACGGACAAGGTGGAGCCCTACCCCCTCAGCGGGCCGGAGCTGGCGCTGGCGTTAATGCTCAACCCCAACGTCGCCCCCGGCCCCACCGGGACCTACGTGGCGGTGGGCTCCGTTACGGAGCCCTTCCACCCCTTACTGTTGGACAAGACCTTCGAATACCTCAAGTGGTTGAAGTACTTGGGCAACTACACGCAAATGTCGTTTAAGATGGTGTTCCCCGAGAGGAGGTTGAATGAGTTCTTGGAGTCCTCCGAGAGGAGGCTGAGCGTGTTAGTTTCGGTAAGCAGCTTGAGGAGGGCAAGGGAGCTGGAGCCGAGGCTCCCCCCGGTGGAGAAGAGGTTCGAGCTGGCTAAGAAGATAAAGGACGGAGGGAAGGGGGTCGCCGTCTTCATAAGGCCGATAATCCCCGGCATAACTGACAAGGAGTCCAAGGAGTTGTTGGAACTGGCCTCCAGCTACGGCTTGGAGGACGTGGTCCTAGGGGGGCTGAGGGTGACTCAGAGGATAATGAAGAACTTGCGCTCCTTGGGGGTCTCTCTGGAGGGGAGGCTGAGGAGGCTCCCGAGGGGGAGGGAACAAGTCTACGTGTACACTAGGGATTTGAGGGACAAGATAGCTAGGGAGGCCGAGTCCTTGGGCATGAGGGTACTCTACACCGCTTGCGACGCCAACGCGAGGCACCACGGAGAGGTGTGCTGGGACTCTTGCATCTTCGAGAGGGAGCTCTGCGAGCGCTTGCCTCCCGTGGACCCGAGGGACTTGAGGGAGGGGGTGGAGATGTTGGGGGGCAAGCTGGTGAGCTTCGAGCTCAAGGAGCCCGTCCTGAAGGTCGAGGCTGAGGGGTTGAAGAAGAACGCGGGGTGGATAATACAAATGGCCTACAGGAGGCAAGTTATATTGAAGGTCGGCGGGAGGACCTTCTATTACAAGTAG
- a CDS encoding uracil-DNA glycosylase: MCLREVAEKVKGCCKCDLCKVRKNPVPGEGDEGAEVVFVGEAPGKEEDEEGRPFVGRAGRLLRSTISQIGFKKYYITNVVKCRPPGNRTPTEEEVEACKPYLIEELNCIRPKLVVALGRTAAEALLGLKGPLKGVRGKVLVASAGGARVKVLVTYHPAAVLRNPKLKEQFVSDLKKAFNEVYKQRSLFDSG, translated from the coding sequence GTGTGCTTGCGCGAGGTGGCGGAGAAGGTCAAGGGGTGTTGCAAGTGCGACCTCTGTAAGGTTAGGAAGAACCCGGTCCCGGGGGAGGGGGACGAGGGGGCGGAGGTAGTCTTCGTGGGGGAGGCCCCGGGAAAGGAGGAGGACGAGGAGGGGCGCCCCTTCGTAGGGAGGGCCGGGAGGCTCCTCCGCTCCACGATATCTCAAATAGGGTTTAAGAAATACTACATAACGAACGTAGTGAAGTGTAGGCCCCCCGGGAACCGGACCCCCACTGAGGAGGAGGTGGAGGCGTGTAAGCCCTACTTAATTGAGGAGCTGAACTGCATAAGGCCTAAGTTGGTCGTGGCGCTGGGGAGGACAGCCGCCGAGGCCTTGCTGGGCCTCAAGGGCCCGTTGAAGGGCGTCAGGGGGAAGGTCTTGGTCGCCTCCGCGGGAGGGGCGCGGGTGAAGGTCTTGGTCACCTACCACCCCGCCGCCGTCCTCCGGAACCCGAAGCTCAAGGAGCAGTTCGTAAGCGACTTAAAGAAGGCCTTTAACGAGGTCTACAAGCAGAGGTCCCTGTTCGACTCCGGGTGA
- a CDS encoding MFS transporter has product MKEFYALLLVAFLGNAASRTARMGSAFATLEEGWGFLAALAAAFSLGRLASSFLGGELSKKYGSKVTSLGLASLGATGLGYALLPPSYYPLLRAFHGFSAGFTWPSLQAITMSKVPREYRGRASSLYFVSGNLAWFFAFALGGLLAESALVPSALALFALSLAVLAFKGKAVEERRKGKGKAFVPPLSALVMTSIALGIMTVLVNTEVAVAVFGREFGKAFGGLLLAAAALVGSIISYFLNKKLIDISESHLSMLLPAVGASLSGFLISAPPPLSALGLFSTKALTMWWRSSALGLARAGDVGRRVGAFNAAGDFGRLLGSLASSLGPWTVALLPALSLALGTLAWAHSRSTLSTSSAE; this is encoded by the coding sequence TTGAAGGAATTTTACGCCTTGTTGCTCGTAGCCTTCTTGGGCAACGCGGCCTCGAGGACCGCCAGGATGGGGAGCGCCTTCGCCACCTTGGAGGAGGGCTGGGGCTTCTTGGCGGCTTTGGCAGCGGCCTTCTCCTTGGGCCGCCTGGCCTCCTCGTTCTTAGGGGGAGAGCTGAGCAAGAAGTACGGATCCAAGGTGACCTCCTTAGGCTTGGCCTCCTTGGGCGCGACGGGCCTCGGGTACGCGCTCTTGCCGCCCAGCTACTACCCCTTGCTCCGGGCCTTCCACGGCTTCAGCGCGGGCTTCACTTGGCCTTCCTTGCAAGCGATCACCATGAGCAAGGTCCCCCGGGAGTACAGGGGGAGGGCTTCTTCCCTCTACTTCGTCTCCGGCAACCTCGCTTGGTTCTTCGCCTTCGCGTTGGGAGGGCTCTTGGCCGAAAGTGCCTTGGTCCCGAGCGCGTTGGCGCTCTTCGCCCTCTCCCTAGCGGTCCTCGCCTTCAAAGGGAAGGCGGTGGAGGAGAGGCGCAAGGGCAAGGGGAAGGCCTTCGTTCCCCCGCTCTCGGCGCTGGTGATGACGTCTATAGCGCTGGGCATTATGACTGTGTTAGTGAACACGGAGGTCGCGGTGGCGGTGTTTGGGAGGGAGTTCGGGAAGGCCTTCGGAGGGCTCCTGCTGGCCGCGGCAGCCCTCGTGGGATCGATAATAAGTTACTTCCTCAACAAAAAGTTAATTGACATCTCCGAGAGTCACTTGTCTATGCTGCTCCCCGCCGTCGGGGCCTCCTTGTCGGGCTTCTTGATCTCCGCCCCTCCCCCGCTGTCGGCCCTCGGCCTCTTCTCGACCAAGGCCTTAACCATGTGGTGGAGGAGCTCCGCCTTGGGGCTCGCCCGGGCGGGCGACGTGGGGAGGAGGGTCGGCGCCTTCAACGCTGCTGGAGACTTCGGGAGGCTCTTAGGCTCCCTCGCGAGCTCCCTCGGCCCTTGGACGGTCGCGCTCTTGCCGGCCCTCTCGCTGGCCTTAGGTACGCTCGCTTGGGCTCACAGCCGTTCAACGCTCTCCACGAGCTCGGCCGAGTGA
- a CDS encoding ACT domain-containing protein → MPQYAVITVVGKDRVGIVAGISSVLAEQGVNIVDISQTVLRGMFAMIMVVDLAGAKVSVGELRELLKKKGKELGVDVALHSAELVESVERL, encoded by the coding sequence TTGCCCCAGTACGCGGTAATAACCGTAGTCGGGAAGGACCGGGTAGGCATAGTAGCCGGGATCTCCTCCGTGCTGGCCGAACAAGGGGTCAACATAGTTGACATATCCCAAACGGTCCTCCGCGGGATGTTCGCGATGATAATGGTCGTCGACTTGGCCGGGGCCAAGGTGAGCGTGGGAGAGCTCAGGGAGCTCCTAAAGAAGAAAGGGAAGGAGTTGGGGGTAGACGTGGCCCTTCACTCGGCCGAGCTCGTGGAGAGCGTTGAACGGCTGTGA
- a CDS encoding 3-isopropylmalate dehydratase small subunit, translating into MKGRVVAKLGDNIDTDMIIPFRYKAKTTDYYELAKHVFEDLDPELAKRIKPGDVVVAGKNFGMGSSREQAPIAIKYSGVSAVIAKSFARIFFRNAINIGLPVIEAPEVVDETEEGDELEVDLEKGVIRNLTKGKEYSFKPYPPMIMEVMKEGGIYEYFKKHGKFPWE; encoded by the coding sequence ATCAAGGGTAGAGTGGTCGCTAAGCTCGGCGACAACATAGACACGGACATGATAATACCCTTCAGGTACAAGGCGAAGACCACAGACTACTACGAGCTGGCGAAGCACGTGTTCGAGGACTTGGACCCCGAGCTGGCGAAGAGGATCAAGCCCGGGGACGTGGTGGTGGCGGGCAAGAACTTCGGGATGGGGAGCTCCAGGGAGCAAGCGCCAATAGCGATCAAGTACTCCGGGGTGAGCGCAGTAATAGCTAAGAGCTTCGCCAGGATATTCTTTAGGAACGCAATAAACATAGGCCTCCCGGTCATAGAGGCCCCGGAGGTAGTGGATGAGACAGAGGAGGGCGACGAGCTCGAGGTGGACTTGGAGAAGGGCGTAATACGGAACCTCACCAAGGGGAAGGAGTACTCGTTCAAACCCTACCCCCCTATGATAATGGAGGTAATGAAGGAAGGGGGGATATACGAGTACTTCAAGAAGCACGGGAAGTTCCCGTGGGAGTGA
- a CDS encoding KaiC domain-containing protein: MTKVRLRTGVEGFDDLIAGGIPKGFLVAVVGEPGTGKTVFSIHFAWKGVLDGQKVIYVTTEESRESIISQAAQFGMNFNKAIEEKKMVIIDALLRDKADQWNMVELTVEELLNKIIEAKKYLGYGDARVVIDSMSAFWLDKPAMARKYSYLVKRVLNKWNMTIVATSQYAITTSFGFGFGIEHVADGIIRFKKMIKGWELKRYVIVEKMRQTPHSLRVHEIEIVDGKGMRVKGPVEYTRDEVTLPSKVVEGVKRGLARKALEERLMELD, from the coding sequence GTGACGAAAGTGAGGCTCAGAACCGGCGTGGAGGGCTTCGACGACCTGATAGCCGGCGGGATACCCAAGGGCTTCTTGGTGGCGGTCGTCGGGGAGCCCGGCACGGGGAAGACGGTCTTCAGCATCCACTTCGCGTGGAAGGGGGTGTTAGACGGCCAGAAGGTGATATACGTAACCACCGAGGAGAGCAGGGAAAGCATAATTTCCCAAGCAGCTCAATTCGGGATGAACTTCAACAAGGCCATAGAAGAAAAGAAGATGGTCATCATAGACGCGTTGCTCAGGGACAAGGCCGACCAGTGGAACATGGTAGAGCTGACCGTCGAAGAGCTCCTAAACAAGATAATTGAAGCTAAGAAGTACTTGGGATACGGCGACGCGAGGGTAGTGATAGACTCCATGAGCGCCTTCTGGCTCGACAAGCCAGCGATGGCCAGGAAGTACAGTTACTTGGTGAAGAGAGTATTAAACAAGTGGAACATGACAATAGTGGCCACCAGCCAATACGCGATTACCACCTCCTTCGGCTTCGGTTTCGGCATAGAGCACGTGGCGGACGGAATAATAAGGTTCAAGAAGATGATAAAGGGATGGGAGCTCAAGAGGTACGTTATAGTGGAGAAGATGAGACAGACTCCCCACTCCTTGAGGGTCCACGAGATAGAGATAGTGGACGGAAAGGGGATGAGGGTCAAGGGGCCGGTGGAGTACACGAGGGACGAGGTGACCCTCCCCTCCAAGGTGGTCGAAGGGGTGAAGAGGGGGTTGGCCCGGAAGGCCTTGGAGGAGCGCTTGATGGAGCTGGACTAG
- the pheA gene encoding prephenate dehydratase: MEELLKLAERAARERPTRLPSGTWPEELKPVIEWLRSLSPMKVKVAYLGPPGSYTHEAASLVFPKEELVSKGSIPEVFESVEKGEADFGVVPIANRLEGPVNETIDAFLQSHVKVYYDVEIPIRIMLASGTVKDVKEIKRVYGHPMIFKQATKLLKELGVEQVPTSSTSEAARIAAQEPGAAALCSPKAVEMYKLKVLRANVEDKPHNATRFFVIHKRDNPEGDKTALLASVPHRPGGLFEFLKPFAERGINLTMIYSRPLKDHPWRYVFYIETEGSREALKEVLEEASKISSFLKILGSYTKLDLTG; encoded by the coding sequence GTGGAAGAGCTCTTGAAGTTAGCGGAGAGGGCCGCGAGGGAGAGGCCTACGAGGCTGCCCTCCGGCACGTGGCCGGAGGAGCTGAAGCCGGTAATAGAGTGGCTCCGCTCGCTCAGCCCAATGAAGGTCAAGGTGGCCTACTTGGGGCCCCCGGGGAGCTACACCCACGAGGCGGCGTCCTTAGTCTTCCCCAAGGAGGAGCTCGTGTCGAAGGGCAGCATACCGGAGGTGTTCGAGTCAGTGGAGAAGGGGGAGGCGGACTTCGGGGTAGTACCAATAGCGAACAGGCTGGAGGGGCCCGTCAACGAGACCATAGACGCGTTCTTGCAGTCCCACGTAAAGGTTTACTACGACGTGGAGATACCGATAAGGATAATGTTGGCCTCGGGGACTGTGAAGGACGTAAAGGAAATTAAAAGGGTCTATGGACACCCTATGATATTTAAGCAAGCTACCAAACTTTTGAAGGAGTTGGGGGTAGAGCAAGTACCTACCAGCAGCACGTCGGAAGCCGCTAGGATAGCGGCCCAAGAGCCCGGGGCGGCGGCGCTTTGTTCTCCCAAGGCGGTGGAGATGTACAAGCTGAAAGTATTGAGGGCGAACGTGGAGGACAAGCCTCACAACGCCACTAGGTTCTTCGTGATACACAAGAGGGACAACCCGGAGGGCGACAAGACGGCCTTGCTCGCCTCCGTCCCCCACAGGCCCGGGGGACTGTTCGAGTTCCTAAAGCCATTCGCGGAGAGGGGGATCAACCTAACCATGATATACTCAAGGCCCCTCAAGGACCACCCGTGGAGGTACGTGTTTTACATCGAAACGGAGGGCTCCCGGGAGGCCCTCAAGGAGGTGTTGGAGGAGGCATCCAAGATATCCTCGTTCTTGAAGATCTTGGGAAGCTACACCAAGCTGGACCTAACTGGCTAG
- a CDS encoding Lrp/AsnC ligand binding domain-containing protein — MWVARVALAIVLINTEIGGELDVFEKLKSIKAVREAYITYGTFDIVAKIESPTLSEIQKVVNEIRNLKGVRSTLTLIAVEGKHFQR, encoded by the coding sequence ATGTGGGTAGCGAGGGTGGCGTTAGCGATAGTCCTCATAAACACTGAAATAGGCGGCGAGCTGGACGTGTTCGAGAAGCTCAAGTCTATAAAGGCAGTGAGGGAGGCTTACATAACCTACGGGACCTTCGACATAGTGGCCAAGATAGAGTCGCCCACCTTGAGCGAGATACAGAAGGTGGTCAACGAAATAAGGAACTTGAAGGGAGTTAGGTCCACCCTGACGCTTATAGCCGTAGAGGGCAAGCACTTCCAGAGATGA